Proteins from a single region of Argiope bruennichi chromosome 6, qqArgBrue1.1, whole genome shotgun sequence:
- the LOC129971084 gene encoding zinc finger protein 13-like — protein MKDGPEVAEGVKTASSATNGGIDKCDMRSLDEQSHRNGVAEVAVDINALPVGGTLITDAATTNGDSDKSGKNGLVKNGSKKFYCSICNREFGYKHVLQNHERTHTGEKPFECPECHKRFTRDHHLKTHMRLHTGEKPYQCSHCDRHFVQVANLRRHLRVHTGERPYACERCDSRFSDSNQLKAHMLIHRGEKPYQCPDCKGRYRRRHHLNHHKCPKNESNLGKPRRGRRPKAYEETPSDHDDNEDHDEELLHLSDNEENIADHHNSSSETEQPSPEAVHPINSVVHNNNNNSHHYNNGELTNHNPLMVMSNGVITNGNRRKPSRTISILTPQQKELFLRDKRSMQTQAIDMSLSPSNVDVKPVTVIVPNRFLSSVEGVLDLSSSRSDSEVDAIEEDAHHEEDYDYHVNNYHRRPLSQRIANQRSKLLGIATMIQPINGTNKTVVHHSDDSRESNPPRLNGVKHLSEDDSSMVIPLTAKKAHIATA, from the coding sequence ATGAAGGACGGGCCGGAGGTAGCAGAAGGAGTGAAGACCGCCAGCAGCGCCACCAACGGCGGAATCGACAAGTGCGATATGAGATCTCTGGACGAACAGAGTCACCGTAACGGTGTGGCCGAGGTGGCCGTGGACATCAATGCCCTTCCAGTGGGCGGCACGCTCATTACCGATGCCGCCACCACTAATGGAGACAGCGACAAGTCCGGCAAGAACGGCCTAGTCAAGAATGGAAGCAAGAAATTCTACTGCAGCATCTGCAACCGCGAGTTCGGTTACAAGCACGTGCTCCAGAACCATGAGAGAACACATACAGGCGAGAAGCCTTTTGAATGTCCAGAGTGCCACAAAAGATTTACGAGGGACCATCACTTGAAGACGCATATGCGTCTCCATACTGGAGAGAAGCCTTACCAGTGCTCACACTGTGATCGCCACTTTGTCCAAGTGGCCAACCTCCGGCGACATCTCCGGGTGCACACTGGCGAGCGACCCTACGCTTGCGAAAGGTGCGACTCGAGGTTTTCCGACAGTAATCAGCTGAAGGCCCACATGCTCATTCATAGGGGAGAGAAACCTTACCAGTGTCCGGATTGCAAAGGAAGATACCGCCGGCGACATCATCTGAACCATCACAAATGCCCCAAAAACGAGTCCAACTTGGGAAAGCCGAGAAGGGGCAGGCGTCCGAAAGCTTATGAGGAAACACCGTCGGATCACGACGATAACGAAGATCACGACGAAGAGCTTCTGCATCTGTCGGACAATGAAGAAAACATTGCAGACCACCATAATTCATCTTCAGAAACGGAACAACCATCACCGGAAGCTGTGCATCCGATTAACTCCGTTGtgcataataataacaataacagcCATCATTACAATAATGGGGAGCTCACGAATCACAATCCTCTCATGGTGATGAGTAACGGTGTGATCACCAATGGTAACAGACGGAAACCTAGTAGAACCATTAGTATTCTCACCCCGCAACAGAAAGAACTCTTTCTCAGAGACAAACGGTCCATGCAAACGCAGGCAATCGATATGAGCTTGTCACCGTCCAACGTGGATGTTAAACCAGTTACCGTTATCGTTCCGAATCGCTTTCTGTCATCCGTGGAAGGTGTACTGGACCTTTCCAGTTCTAGGAGCGATTCTGAAGTAGATGCCATCGAGGAAGATGCTCACCATGAAGAAGACTATGATTACCATGTGAATAATTACCACAGGAGACCTCTGTCTCAGAGGATTGCGAACCAGAGAAGTAAACTATTGGGCATTGCTACAATGATACAGCCCATAAATGGAACGAATAAGACCGTAGTACATCATAGCGACGATTCTAGAGAATCTAACCCCCCACGCCTGAATGGTGTGAAACATTTAAGTGAAGATGATAGCAGCATGGTCATTCCTCTGACGGCTAAGAAAGCACACATAGCGACTGCGTGA